Proteins encoded by one window of Armatimonadota bacterium:
- the argS gene encoding arginine--tRNA ligase translates to MIKTQLTSLLQSALETAVSNGSLTLETIPAIEIIETPNKEFGDYACNAALALARTAHKSPRQVAEAMKANIPANDVLDRVEIAGPGFLNLYLKPDWLLGAVRRVMKEGERFGFSSRFAGKRVLLEFVSANPTGPILVVQGRAAALGDALANLLATQGYEVQREYYINDHGNQVNNFGRSVDARYRQLLGESVSVPEDGYQGEYLIDLAREILAEQGDGLKDMTEEERAATLGRLGVQKVLAAQKRSMEDFGVKFDRWFPESTLHPDAVQSTLDALKAGGHTYEKDGAVWLRSTDFEDDKDRPLVRANGTTTYIAADAAYHRNKLERGFDLLIDIWGPDHHGYIARTRAAVAAQGYDPERLKVIIHQIVRLYSGGEMVVSSKRAGRVLPLEELVEEVGADAARFFFLMRDFQSPLDFDLDLAKKQSNENPVYYVQYAHARICSIERKAREQGVSVPDPATADLSVLTHETEVALMRQLADYPENLERFADDFAPHGLTRTAMEMAQCFHQFYTQCMVLGDDPVLTAARLTLTSATRVVLRNILSLLGISAPEAM, encoded by the coding sequence ATGATAAAGACCCAACTCACATCCCTCCTGCAGTCCGCACTGGAAACGGCCGTTTCAAATGGCAGCCTGACGCTGGAAACCATTCCGGCCATCGAGATCATTGAGACTCCCAACAAGGAGTTCGGGGATTATGCCTGCAACGCCGCGCTCGCGCTGGCCCGCACCGCGCATAAATCTCCGCGGCAGGTGGCTGAAGCCATGAAGGCGAACATACCCGCCAACGACGTGCTCGACCGCGTGGAGATCGCCGGTCCGGGCTTCCTCAATCTCTATCTCAAACCCGATTGGCTGCTTGGGGCCGTACGCCGCGTGATGAAGGAAGGCGAACGGTTCGGGTTCAGCAGCCGTTTCGCCGGCAAGCGAGTGCTGCTGGAGTTCGTGAGCGCGAACCCGACCGGCCCGATCCTCGTGGTGCAGGGGCGCGCCGCGGCGCTGGGCGATGCCCTGGCAAACCTGCTCGCAACGCAGGGATATGAAGTTCAGCGCGAATACTACATCAACGACCACGGCAACCAGGTCAACAATTTCGGCCGAAGCGTCGATGCCCGATACCGCCAGTTGCTCGGCGAATCTGTGTCGGTGCCTGAAGACGGCTACCAGGGCGAGTATCTGATCGATCTCGCCCGCGAGATTCTGGCGGAGCAGGGTGACGGCCTGAAAGATATGACCGAGGAAGAACGGGCGGCGACGCTTGGCCGACTGGGCGTCCAGAAGGTCCTGGCGGCCCAGAAACGTTCGATGGAGGATTTTGGGGTCAAATTCGACCGCTGGTTCCCGGAAAGCACGCTCCATCCAGACGCCGTTCAATCGACCCTGGACGCGCTGAAGGCGGGCGGACATACGTATGAGAAGGACGGCGCGGTCTGGCTGCGGTCCACCGATTTTGAGGACGATAAAGATCGCCCCCTGGTGCGCGCGAACGGCACAACGACATATATCGCGGCCGACGCCGCCTATCACCGCAACAAGCTCGAGCGCGGGTTCGACCTGCTGATCGACATCTGGGGGCCGGACCACCATGGCTACATCGCCCGCACCAGAGCGGCGGTGGCCGCGCAGGGGTACGACCCCGAGCGCCTGAAGGTCATCATCCACCAGATCGTACGGTTGTATTCCGGCGGTGAAATGGTGGTCAGCAGCAAGCGCGCCGGGCGCGTCCTGCCCCTCGAAGAGCTTGTTGAAGAAGTGGGCGCGGACGCCGCAAGGTTCTTCTTTCTGATGCGCGATTTCCAGTCTCCACTGGACTTTGACCTCGATCTTGCGAAGAAGCAGAGCAACGAGAACCCGGTGTACTACGTTCAGTACGCCCACGCGCGGATCTGCAGCATCGAACGCAAGGCCAGGGAGCAGGGCGTGTCCGTGCCGGATCCCGCCACGGCGGACCTCAGCGTGCTCACCCACGAAACCGAGGTCGCGCTGATGCGGCAACTCGCGGATTACCCGGAGAACCTTGAGCGCTTCGCCGATGACTTCGCCCCGCATGGTCTGACGCGTACAGCGATGGAAATGGCGCAGTGTTTCCATCAGTTCTACACGCAGTGCATGGTTCTGGGTGATGACCCGGTGCTGACCGCCGCGCGGCTGACACTTACTTCCGCCACGCGTGTCGTCTTGCGAAACATCCTGAGCCTCCTCGGCATATCCGCGCCGGAGGCGATGTGA
- a CDS encoding twin-arginine translocase TatA/TatE family subunit codes for MSGLTTFAFGNSPADWAIIAVVALVLFGAKKLPEMAKGLGEGMKEFKKAVREVNEDEPTPAPKAEATTEEKKPTA; via the coding sequence ATGTCTGGATTGACGACGTTTGCATTCGGTAATTCACCGGCGGACTGGGCTATCATCGCAGTCGTGGCGTTGGTGCTTTTCGGCGCGAAGAAGCTGCCTGAGATGGCAAAAGGCCTCGGTGAAGGGATGAAAGAGTTCAAGAAGGCAGTTCGGGAAGTCAATGAAGATGAACCGACGCCCGCTCCGAAAGCCGAAGCCACGACCGAAGAGAAGAAGCCCACCGCCTAG
- the tatA gene encoding twin-arginine translocase TatA/TatE family subunit: MFGGGEIIVIMAVAFLLFGPQKMPEIGRSIGKAMREIQKVREEFMSGIDSAMRDDDPSRKP, encoded by the coding sequence ATGTTTGGCGGCGGGGAAATCATCGTAATAATGGCGGTTGCGTTTCTGCTGTTCGGCCCCCAAAAGATGCCGGAGATCGGGCGCAGCATCGGCAAAGCGATGCGTGAAATTCAAAAAGTGCGCGAGGAGTTTATGAGCGGCATAGATTCCGCCATGCGGGACGACGACCCGTCACGAAAACCATAG
- the pfkB gene encoding 1-phosphofructokinase: MLTVTPNAGLDRTYLVDQFAVDRVHRPYETRVMAGGKGVNVSRVLQTLGTESVATGFLGGHTGLEVRERLIAEGIRDAFVTVEGESRLCLKILDTKARTQTEVNEAGPVVTTEEQGAFRERFGLLMNDVSTVALCGSLPPGVPPEFISDLVKLAKDRGVRTVVDTSGEALRLALEEAPDIIKPNAFEVSELLGREIETIGEAADAGREILRLGVHLVAITMGRCGAVIVDQSGAWFATPPEVEFRSAVGSGDAFVAAMIHVLQDGRLPADALRYATAAGAANAASYGSGVVERHTVENLVPRVTVTPL, encoded by the coding sequence GTGCTGACAGTAACGCCGAACGCAGGGTTGGATCGAACCTATCTGGTGGACCAGTTCGCGGTTGATCGAGTTCACCGTCCATATGAGACCCGCGTGATGGCGGGCGGTAAGGGCGTGAACGTATCCCGCGTCCTGCAGACGCTGGGCACGGAATCGGTCGCAACCGGTTTTCTGGGGGGGCACACCGGACTGGAAGTGCGGGAGCGCCTGATCGCCGAGGGGATTCGCGACGCGTTCGTCACCGTGGAAGGCGAGAGTCGATTGTGCCTGAAGATTCTCGACACGAAGGCGCGCACGCAAACCGAGGTCAATGAAGCGGGACCGGTTGTCACTACCGAGGAGCAGGGAGCTTTCCGGGAACGGTTCGGTCTGCTGATGAACGATGTGAGCACTGTCGCTCTTTGCGGCAGCCTGCCGCCCGGAGTTCCGCCGGAGTTTATTAGCGACCTCGTGAAACTTGCCAAAGACCGCGGTGTGCGAACCGTGGTGGATACAAGCGGCGAGGCGTTGCGGCTGGCTCTGGAAGAAGCGCCGGATATCATCAAGCCCAACGCATTCGAGGTCTCGGAGCTGCTGGGTCGCGAGATTGAAACGATCGGCGAGGCTGCCGACGCGGGCCGTGAAATCCTGCGGCTTGGGGTGCATCTGGTAGCGATAACGATGGGGCGCTGCGGCGCGGTGATCGTAGACCAGAGCGGCGCATGGTTCGCAACGCCGCCCGAGGTGGAGTTCCGGAGTGCGGTTGGCAGCGGCGATGCGTTTGTGGCCGCGATGATTCACGTGCTGCAGGACGGCCGCCTGCCGGCCGATGCTTTGAGATATGCAACGGCGGCCGGCGCCGCGAACGCCGCGAGCTACGGATCAGGCGTCGTGGAACGCCATACCGTCGAGAACCTGGTGCCAAGGGTTACCGTCACACCATTGTGA
- a CDS encoding anaerobic sulfatase maturase codes for MDEMPLDMLITGPGSPRESRLPFNVMAKPAGASCNLDCRYCFYVPKVALYPGSRARMTDDTLTLYVRQMMETHPGPEVPFVWQGGEPTLLGLPFYQRAIEIQRELAPPGKNASNSLQTNGTLLDDDWCAFLKQNRFLVGVSLDGPRELHDAYRVDRLGHGTFESVMRGIRLLQKHSVDFNILCTVHAANGDFPLDVYRFFRDGVGADWVQFIPIVERDADGSVTERSVGPGQFGRFLTGVFDEWVRRDVGCVFIQEFEVALGAWAGRPPGICVHAPTCGANVAMEHNGDVYACDHFVDREHLLGNIRETRLDDLVGLPVQQRFGVAKQATLPNACKRCGVLFACQGGCPKDRFSVSPCGDTGLNYLCTGYKAFFEHVDHPMELMADMLLKGTPAERVMMLLAAEPGPYSAVGRNDPCPCGSGRKFKRCHGV; via the coding sequence ATGGATGAGATGCCTCTGGACATGCTGATAACCGGGCCGGGAAGTCCGCGCGAGTCGCGTCTCCCCTTCAATGTGATGGCGAAGCCGGCCGGCGCGTCGTGCAACCTCGACTGCAGGTACTGCTTCTACGTTCCCAAGGTGGCGCTCTATCCCGGAAGCCGGGCGCGGATGACCGACGACACCCTTACCCTCTATGTGCGCCAGATGATGGAGACGCACCCGGGGCCGGAGGTTCCGTTCGTATGGCAAGGCGGCGAACCGACCTTGCTAGGGCTGCCTTTCTATCAGCGGGCCATCGAGATTCAGCGGGAGCTGGCGCCGCCGGGAAAGAACGCCTCCAATTCACTCCAGACGAATGGCACCCTTCTCGATGACGATTGGTGCGCGTTCCTGAAGCAGAACCGCTTCCTCGTCGGCGTCAGCCTGGACGGGCCGCGTGAATTGCATGACGCCTATCGTGTAGACCGCCTCGGCCACGGCACGTTTGAGTCAGTGATGCGGGGCATACGCCTGCTGCAGAAACACAGCGTGGATTTCAACATCCTGTGCACGGTCCACGCTGCGAATGGCGATTTTCCCTTAGATGTGTACCGTTTCTTCCGGGATGGCGTCGGAGCCGACTGGGTGCAGTTCATCCCGATCGTGGAACGGGACGCAGATGGATCCGTCACCGAGCGATCGGTCGGCCCGGGGCAATTCGGCCGATTTCTGACCGGGGTCTTTGACGAGTGGGTGCGCCGGGATGTGGGGTGTGTCTTCATCCAGGAGTTCGAGGTGGCCCTCGGCGCCTGGGCCGGCCGGCCGCCAGGAATCTGCGTCCATGCGCCAACGTGCGGCGCCAACGTCGCGATGGAGCACAACGGTGACGTTTATGCCTGCGACCACTTCGTGGACCGCGAGCACCTCCTTGGCAATATCCGCGAAACGCGCCTTGATGACCTGGTCGGATTGCCGGTCCAGCAGCGCTTCGGCGTGGCGAAGCAGGCGACTCTGCCCAATGCCTGCAAACGCTGCGGCGTTCTATTCGCCTGTCAGGGGGGATGCCCGAAGGACCGCTTCTCGGTCTCTCCGTGCGGAGATACGGGACTGAATTATCTTTGCACCGGGTACAAGGCGTTCTTCGAGCACGTAGACCACCCCATGGAGCTGATGGCGGATATGCTCCTGAAGGGGACTCCGGCGGAGCGGGTGATGATGCTCCTGGCGGCGGAACCGGGGCCGTACTCAGCGGTTGGCCGCAACGACCCGTGCCCGTGCGGAAGCGGGCGCAAGTTCAAGAGATGCCACGGAGTGTAG
- a CDS encoding arylsulfatase: MNRNAVTAVAVALTMNSARAAEQRPNIVLIVADDLGYGELGCYGQTRIKTPNLDRMAARGLRFTRFYAGAPVCAPSRCCLITGCQPSRAVIRDNVEVPPEGQMALPARTMTISRALRAAGYTTAMVGKWGLGAPGSEGAPERQGFDHFYGYLCQREAHNYYPTHLWRDGKKVILEGNTPGNVTGRQYAHDLMTEDVLSWVGRKRTKPFFLCWTPTIPHLALQVPEDSITPYRGLWDEHPYDGKGGYQPQATPRAAYAAMISRLDRDVGRLVDRLRELGLEQNTLILFTSDNGPTFKVGGADAEFFHSAGPLRGLKGSVYEGGIRVPLIAYRPGAIPAGRTSDHIAAFWDVFPTLLDVAGGARPAGLDGLSFAPTLTGIGDQPEHGYLFWEFPGYGGQQAVLMQRWKGVRREMDKGNMGVALYDLDTDIAETTDVASAHPDIVARIEEIMRRDRVPSPIFPQSGLDKAPS; this comes from the coding sequence ATGAACAGGAATGCGGTCACGGCGGTGGCGGTTGCATTGACGATGAACTCGGCCCGTGCGGCGGAGCAGCGCCCCAACATCGTGCTTATCGTGGCTGACGACCTCGGTTATGGCGAACTCGGGTGTTACGGCCAGACACGCATCAAAACGCCGAACCTCGACCGTATGGCGGCGCGAGGGCTGCGGTTCACCCGGTTTTACGCCGGCGCGCCTGTCTGTGCTCCGTCGCGGTGCTGCCTCATCACCGGTTGCCAGCCAAGCCGCGCCGTCATTCGAGACAACGTGGAAGTACCGCCGGAGGGACAGATGGCTCTGCCGGCGCGGACCATGACCATATCACGCGCGCTCCGGGCCGCGGGCTACACCACGGCGATGGTCGGCAAGTGGGGCCTGGGAGCGCCCGGCTCCGAAGGCGCCCCCGAACGCCAGGGGTTCGATCACTTCTACGGATACCTGTGCCAGCGCGAGGCCCATAACTACTACCCCACGCATCTTTGGCGGGACGGTAAAAAAGTGATCTTGGAGGGCAATACACCTGGAAACGTCACCGGCCGGCAATACGCCCATGACCTGATGACGGAAGACGTCCTTTCCTGGGTGGGGAGGAAACGCACCAAACCTTTCTTCCTGTGCTGGACGCCCACCATCCCGCACCTCGCGCTGCAGGTGCCGGAAGACTCGATTACGCCTTACCGCGGTTTGTGGGACGAACACCCCTATGACGGAAAGGGTGGCTACCAGCCTCAAGCCACGCCGCGGGCCGCCTACGCGGCGATGATATCGAGGCTCGACCGCGATGTCGGCCGCCTGGTGGACCGTCTGCGGGAGCTTGGACTGGAGCAGAACACCCTGATCCTTTTCACGAGCGACAACGGGCCCACATTCAAGGTCGGCGGGGCCGATGCAGAGTTCTTCCATAGCGCCGGTCCGCTGCGCGGCCTCAAGGGCTCCGTCTACGAGGGAGGCATCCGGGTTCCCCTGATCGCATACCGGCCCGGCGCGATTCCCGCGGGGCGCACCAGCGATCACATCGCCGCTTTCTGGGACGTTTTCCCGACGTTGCTGGACGTGGCAGGCGGGGCGCGTCCCGCGGGGTTGGACGGCCTCTCCTTCGCCCCCACGCTCACGGGTATCGGCGACCAGCCCGAACACGGGTATCTCTTCTGGGAGTTCCCGGGTTATGGCGGCCAGCAGGCCGTTCTGATGCAGCGATGGAAGGGAGTCCGCCGCGAGATGGATAAAGGCAATATGGGGGTGGCCCTGTACGACCTCGACACCGATATAGCGGAAACCACGGACGTCGCGAGCGCTCATCCGGACATCGTGGCCCGCATCGAGGAGATTATGCGGAGGGACCGGGTACCCAGCCCCATATTCCCTCAAAGCGGGCTGGATAAGGCGCCTTCATAA